Part of the Nostoc sp. ATCC 53789 genome, TTGGATACCACAGTTAGGTTTGCATTGGGCTGTGGGGGTTGATGGTTTATCGATGCCCTTACTGCTTCTGACAGGCTTAATAAATACCCTCGCAATATTCGCGGCTTGGAAAGTTACCATCAAGCCGCGATTATTTTATGGTTTGATGTTAGCGATGTACAGCGCCCAGCTTGGCGTATTTGTCGCCCAGGATTTACTATTGTTTTTCCTAATGTGGGAAATCGAGTTAGTGCCGGTTTACCTGCTGATTTCCATTTGGGGAGGACAAAACCGCCGTTATGCGGCTACCAAATTCATTCTTTACACCGCCGCCGCATCAATATTTATCTTGATTGCCGGTTTTGCAATGGCATTCTCTGGAGATACCGTCACCTTCGATATGGCGACTCTGGGAATGAAAGAATACCCCAAAACCTTGGAATTGTTGGTTTATGCAGGTTTCTTAATTGCCTTCGGTGTAAAATTACCGATTTTCCCTTTACACACTTGGCTACCTGATGCCCACGGTGAAGCATCAGCACCCGGTTCGATGATTTTGGCTGGTGTGTTGTTAAAAATGGGTGGTTATGCTCTCATCCGCTTCAATGTGGAAATGTTGCCCAATGCCCATGTGACTTTTGCCCCAGTGCTGGCAATTTTGGGTGTAGTTAACATTGTCTACGGTGCTTGCTGTGCCTTCGCTCAAACCAATCTCAAACGGCGCTTGGCTTACTCTTCAATTGCCCACATGGGATTTGTGCTGATTGGGATTGCCTCCTACACAGAACTGGGTATCAGTGGTGCAGTATTACAGATGGTTTCCCACGGCTTGATTGCTGCTAGCTTGTTCTTCCTGTCTGGCGTAACTTACGATCGCACCCACACCTTGATGATGGATAAAATGGGTGGTATGGCCAAGGTAATGCCTAAAACCTTTGCTCTGTTTACCATTGGTTCAATGGCTTCTCTCGCCTTACCCGGAATGAGTGGTTTTGTGGGTGAGTTGATGGTATTTCTCGGTATCGCCACCAGTGATGTTTACAGTTCTAGCTTCAAAGTTGTAGTCGTGCTGCTGTCAGCCGTTGGCGTGATTTTGACACCAATTTATTTACTATCGATGTTGCGTCAAGTGTTCTACGGTGAGCAAAATGAAGAGTTGCACCTCGATGCTGTAATATCTGATGTCAAACCCCGCGAAATATTTATTACCGCTTGTTTGTTGCTGCCAATCATCGGTATCGGGTTTTATCCCAAATTGGCAACGCAGACTTATGATGTGAAGACAGTGGAATTAGCTGCTCATGCTCGTGAAGTTCTACCAGTTGTTGCTCATCAGCAACCATCAAGTCTGTACTCGCGGATTTTTACAGCACCAACATTGGCTACTTCTCAAGTTGAAAGTTCGATTAACATTTCTGAGTAAATTAACTTCCCATTAAGGGGACTGCAAGTAAATTCTAAATTATTAGGGCAATAAAGGGGTGGTTACATAACTACCCCTAAAATTTTGCCAAGATATATCCTATGACCATTAACTTACCTATAGCCACAGAAATTACACCAATGGTCTTGCAATTGCAACCTGCGATCGCACTAACTGACGATCAGTTTTATGAACTTTGTCAACTAAACCGTGATTTTCGCATCGAACGCAATGCTGTTGGAGAATTAGTGATTATGCCCCCTACTGGTTCCGAAACTGATGAACGCAACTTTAACTTAGTTGGGCAGTTGTGGGTATGGACAAAGCAAGATGGTACAGGTGTAGGGTTTGGTTCCAGTGGTGGGTTTACTTTGCCCAATGGTGCGGTGCGTAGGCTTAGCCCGTCGTAGACATCGCCAGATGCAGCGTGGATAAAACGCGATCGCTGGGAGGCGATACCACCAGAACTGCGAAAAAAATTCGCACCGATTTGTCCTGAGTTTATGATTGAATTGCGTTCTGAGACTGATAACTTACAAGTTTTGCAAGACAAGATGCAAGAGTATATTGATAATGGCACGCAACTTGGTTGGTTAATTGATAGAAAACGTAAGGATTCAGGTCTAAACGAGAGGAATTAAAGAAGGGGTCTGCACAGAAGAGTTAACCATCGCTTTGATAGCTTGGTCAAAAAACTCAATTACAGAGCGTCCTTGACGGCGACAAGTTTGTATAACAGTCAATAAATTAGCAGTATCTTGGAATCGCTTCATAGAACGAGAACCACCACTGACTTTTCGTTTTGTGACTGCTAAACGTAATGTTCGTTCTGCTAAATTATTATCAGGGGGTATGTCCGGGTGGTCTAAGAAATACCACCATTGATGAGCTTTATTACGTAAGGAGCGTAAAAGTTTACCAGCTTCTCCTCCAGCTTTATCAATCCATGAATGAATGGAAGATTCAACTTTTATTTTAAACTCGGATGCCCAACTCCAGAACTCATCAATGTTTTTAGTTTGTTGGAAGAGAGCATAGTTTTTAAAACCTTCATCTATCAGGCTGACAAATGCTGACCCAATCTCTTTGTTATTCAAGCCAGGAATTAAGATGAGTTTCTTGAAGTGACGGCGTAAATGCGCCTGACATTTCTGTTGGGCTTTCACCGGATAACCGTTATAAGCACTAAAGTCATCAGAACTGAGTACACCAGAGTAACTTGAACCCAAAATTGCCTCTAATTCGGCGCGAGAACGAGTATCAGCCGCATGAAATAAAGCGAAATCGGTATTGGCAAAAATCCATAACCATTCTTTTACCCCTTTGATTACCCAAGGTGTTTCATCCGAATGGATATTCGGCTGGGTTTGTTTTATCCACTCTTTAAGGTTGTCAATACTTTGAGCTACGGCACCATCTATTCGTTCATTTGTGGCTACTAAAGTCCCGACTCCAATTTCTATTTCACCCAGTTCCCACAACAATTCTTGTTGTTTCTCGTATGGTAAATGCCCGTAATTATTTATCCATCCCAAGAAAGCTTGCAGTCTGATTCCTATATCTTGT contains:
- a CDS encoding NAD(P)H-quinone oxidoreductase subunit 4, producing MNAIEFPWLTAIILLPLVAALAIPLIPDKEGRTVRWYGLGVAIADFALMIYAFWYKYDFQSSRLQFVENYPWIPQLGLHWAVGVDGLSMPLLLLTGLINTLAIFAAWKVTIKPRLFYGLMLAMYSAQLGVFVAQDLLLFFLMWEIELVPVYLLISIWGGQNRRYAATKFILYTAAASIFILIAGFAMAFSGDTVTFDMATLGMKEYPKTLELLVYAGFLIAFGVKLPIFPLHTWLPDAHGEASAPGSMILAGVLLKMGGYALIRFNVEMLPNAHVTFAPVLAILGVVNIVYGACCAFAQTNLKRRLAYSSIAHMGFVLIGIASYTELGISGAVLQMVSHGLIAASLFFLSGVTYDRTHTLMMDKMGGMAKVMPKTFALFTIGSMASLALPGMSGFVGELMVFLGIATSDVYSSSFKVVVVLLSAVGVILTPIYLLSMLRQVFYGEQNEELHLDAVISDVKPREIFITACLLLPIIGIGFYPKLATQTYDVKTVELAAHAREVLPVVAHQQPSSLYSRIFTAPTLATSQVESSINISE
- a CDS encoding IS66 family transposase; the encoded protein is MEKNLPLKLDTETLKQLEKEQLVEMLMEQAKAIEQLKSRVIELESVIEKLKVSRDLDSTTSSKPPSADILKKTEKKLEDEAGESETPKRKPGGQPGHRGKTRKGFGRVDRFEILRPQVCFCCGQKEFSNEPIKIETQQVAQLVERPIEIVEYQRHTCICSECGSKQTADWSPEIVPGQDIGIRLQAFLGWINNYGHLPYEKQQELLWELGEIEIGVGTLVATNERIDGAVAQSIDNLKEWIKQTQPNIHSDETPWVIKGVKEWLWIFANTDFALFHAADTRSRAELEAILGSSYSGVLSSDDFSAYNGYPVKAQQKCQAHLRRHFKKLILIPGLNNKEIGSAFVSLIDEGFKNYALFQQTKNIDEFWSWASEFKIKVESSIHSWIDKAGGEAGKLLRSLRNKAHQWWYFLDHPDIPPDNNLAERTLRLAVTKRKVSGGSRSMKRFQDTANLLTVIQTCRRQGRSVIEFFDQAIKAMVNSSVQTPSLIPLV